The following DNA comes from Mycolicibacterium aromaticivorans JS19b1 = JCM 16368.
CCTTGACCGACGCCTGGATCTCGGCGGTCAGCGTCGCCACCGCGTCATCGTCGGAGGGATGATCCGGGCGCAGCACGATCACCGCGGTGACGGCCTCGCCCCACTTCTCGTCGGGGGTGCCGATCACGCAGACCTGCGCAACCGCGGGATGTTCGGCGACGACGTCCTCCACCTCGCGCGGGAACACGTTGAAGCCGCCGGTCACGATCATGTCCTTGACCCGGTCGACGATGAACCAGTAGCCGTCCTCGTCCTCGCGCGCCATGTCGCCGGTGTGCAGCCAGCCGTCCTTGAACGTCTTGGCCGTCTCCTCCGGCAGGTTGTGGTACCCGCCGGACAGCAGCGGCCCGGACACGCAGATCTCGCCGACTTCGCCCTGCGGCACCTCGTTGCCGTCGGCGTCGAGCAGTGCGGTGCGCGCGAACAGGGTGGGCCGCCCGCAGGAGGTCAGCCGCTTCTCGTCGTGGTCCTTCTTGCCGAGGTAGGAGATCACCATCGGGGCTTCGGACTGTCCGTAGTACTGCGCGAAGATCGGGCCGAAGCGGCGGATCGCCTCGGCCAGGCGCACCGGGTTCATCGCCGAGGCGCCGTAGTACACCGTCTCCAGCGACGACAGGTCGCGGGTGTGCGAATCGGGGTGATCCATCAGCGCGTAGATCATCGACGGCACCAGCATGGTGGCGGTGATCTTCTGCTCCTCGATCACCCGCAGCACCTCGGCCGGGTCGAACTTGGTCAGCACTACCAGCTCGCCGCCCTTGACCACGGTCGGCACGAAGAACGCGGCGCCGGCATGTGATAGCGGCGTGCACATCAGGAACCGCGGGTTCTCCGGCCACTCCCACTCGGCGAGCTGAACCGTCGTCATCGTGGTGATCGACTGTGCGGTGCCCAGCACGCCCTTCGGCTTACCGGTGGTGCCGCCGGTGTAGGCCATGCCGCCGACGTGGTCGGGCGGAAGGTCGGCCGCCACCAACGGCTTCGGCGTGTACTTGGCGGCCTCGGCGATCAGGTCCACCGCGGAATCACCCAGGGCTTCCGGCACCGGGCCCAGCGTCAGCACCTGCTTGAGGGCGGGCACCTTCTCCAGCAAGCCCTGCGCCCGCTCGATGAACATCGGGTTGGGGTCGATGATCAGCGAAGTCACCCCGGCGTCGTTGAGCACGTAGGCGTGGTCGTCGAGTGAGCCGAGAGGGTGTAGTGCCACCCGGCGATAACCTTGGGTCTGGCCGGCGCCGATGATCATCAGCACCTCCGGCCGGTTGAGCGACAACAGCCCCGCGGTCGCCCCGCTTCCGGCGCCGAGCGCCTCGAACGCCTGAATGTACTGGCTGATGCGGTCCGCGAGTTCGCCTCCGGTCAGGGTGGTGTCACCCAGATGCAGCACCGGCTTGTTCTTGTTGCGCTTCAGCGCTCCGACGGTCAGGTGGCCAGAATGCAGGGGATGGCGAAGCAGCTCGTCACTCATGCGGTCCACATTAGAACGTGTTCCAGTTCGGAAGGAAGGGTGTTCCCCAAGGTCGACGACCACTCTTTGTTTGACGCATGCGCAAACCGGTGAACCAGGCCCAGGCGATCCGTACCTGACGGTCCGCGAGAGGACATGGCGTGTTCACGATGTTTCAGGGGGCTCGGCAGCGCCAGGCGGTCTTCGTCGATACGGTCCGCAGCCGGCTCTGGCCGGTACCGGCGATCGGTGTGATCGCCGCCGTTGCCCTCGGGGTTGCACTTCCGCAGCTGGACACCGCACTCGACGCGCGCATGCCCGTGACGTTGGCGGGCTATCTGTTCGGCGGAGGCGCTGACGGCGCGCGAGAGGTGTTGGCCGCCATCGCGACGTCGTTGATGACCGTTACGTCGCTGACGTTCTCGTTGACGCTGGTGACGTTGCAGTTGGCCAGCAGTCAATACTCCCCGCGGCTCCTGCGGACCTTCGCTTCCGACCGATTTGTGCAGCGCACCCTCGCGCTCTTTCTTGCGACCTTCGCCTACGCGCTCACCGTCCTGCGGACGATCCGCAATGCTGTCGACGGGTCCGCCTCGTTCGTCCCACGCATTTCGGTCACCGTTGCTTACCTGTTGGCGATGGCCAGCGTGCTGGGCTTGGTGCTGTTTCTCGGACATCTGGTACGGCAGATCAGGATCGAGACGATGCTCGATCACGTCTCGAGAGACGTCATCGACACGGTCTGCCGCACGGCGGCACCTCTGGGCGACGAGCCCGCGTTCGTCCCGCCGCTGCCGCGCACGCGGACGCACATCATCGCCGCACGGTCATCGGGCTTCCTCACCCAGGTCGGCGAGGCCGCGTTGGTCGCAGCCGCGGTTGACGCCGATGCTGTGGTGTTGGTCGATCGTCCGGTGGGCAGCAGCATCGTGGCGAATGTGCCGGTCGCCTTGTGCTGGGCTGCCGGCCCCTCCAGTGAGCTCGACGGAGACGGCCTGGACTCACTGCGCGAGCGCGTGGCGGGCGCCCTGCACACCGGTGTCGAACGCACCGCAACTCAGGATGTCGGTTACGGGTTGCGCCAGCTGACCGACGTCGCGGTTCGGGCATTGTCACCCGGCATCAACGACCCCACCACCGCTGTCCATGCCTTGCAGTCCTGCACTGCGGTGCTGTGTGAGTTGGCCGGTTACCGACTCGGCCCGCGGATTCTGCGCGATGAGGACGACGTCGCCCGAGTGGTGCTGACCCGCCCGGACTTGCCCGAACTGCTCGACATGGTCTGCACCCAGCCGCAGATCTACGGCGAGCGTGATCCGCTGGTCATGGGCAGCCTTCTGATGCTGCTGCGAGACCTTGCCTGGGTGGTGCGCCAGCCGGAGCACCGGCTGGCGATCGCGGATCGATGCCAGCGGCTGCGCCTCAGCATCGCGGCACAGCAATTCGAATCTTCTGGACGCAGCGGGCTGGAGCGGCTCATGAGCCAGGTCGACGAGGCGCTCCATCAGCGATGGGATCTCGGCAATGACAGTCACGCGGAAGGAAGGCAGCCACGATGACGGACGTGCGCGGTCGGCTGCGCGCCGCGATCCTGACGATGACAGCCGAGCGTGCCCCGCGCACGATCTGCCCGTCCGACGCCGCCCGCGCCGTCGATGCTGAGCACTGGCGTGAGCTGATGAACGCGACCCGCGAACTCGCCCGCGAGCTGGCGAGGACCGGCGACGTCGTCATCACGCAGAAGGGTGCGGTGCTCGATCCAGACGTTGAATGGCGCGGACCCGTCCGGATAGGACGCCTGCGCGGCTAGCATCTGCCCATGTCGCAGCAGCAGGTGACCGGCCTCGCCGCGACCATGACGATCGTGGCCATGGGTCTGGGCTACAGCATCACCGCCGCCGACCCGACGATCCTGTCGGCCAACCTCGCCGAGGTGCGCCACGGTCTGGGGTTCAGCCCCAGCACCGCCAGTTTCCTGGCCTGCCTGGCCACACTCACGCTGGCCGCGGCGGTGCTCGGCGCGGGTGCGCTCGGGGACCTGTACGGCATGAAGCGGATGTTCGCGATCGGCTGTTACGGCTCGATCGGCTTCGGCGTGCTCGCGGCCGTGGCACCCAACGTGGCGGTGCTGACGTTCGCTCGGGCCGGGGTGGGCATTGGCTTCGCATTTGTTCTGGGGTTGTCGCTGGCCATCATCAACGCGGTGTTCCCGGCGGAACGCCGTGCCGCTGCGATCGCGATGTACCTAGGCGTCGGCCACGCCCTCAGCGTGTTTCAGCCCGCGGTCGGAAGCTGGCTGGCGGCGCATTTCGGTTGGCGTGCATGCTTTCTGGTGACCCCGGTGCTGGCCGCCGTCACGCTCGCGCTGACCATGCGATACGTACCGGAGACGTTGCGGTGGCAGCGCAAGCTGGACGTCGTCGGGATCGTGTTGATCGCGGTCGGACTGATCCTGTTGATTCTCGGGCTCACTCAGCTGCAGGGCGGTTTCCACGTGAGCGCTCTGGTGCAGATCATGGTCGGGATCGCGCTGGCGGCGGCGTTCGTGTTGTGGGAGCGGCACACCGACGAACCGGCGTTGGACATGCGCATCTTCGGATCCGGTCGGTTCAACGCCGCGGTGGTCGCCGGCGCGACGTTCAACTTTCTGCAGGGCGGGGCCACCATCCTGTTCGCCTACTACCTGGTCACCATCCGCGGTGAGTCGCCGGAGATGCTCGGCCTGTTGCTCATTCCCGCTGTGCTGCTGGCGTCGGTGGCCGCGACCGCGGCTGGGCGGGCGGTCGACCGGTTCGGCGAGCGCGCGGTGCTCATGTCCGGGTTGGCCATCCTGCTGGCCGGGATGGTGATGCTGGTGGTGCTCGACGCCCACACGCCGATCCTGGTCATGGGTGTTGCGGTGACGCTGAACGCGATCGGTGGCGCGGTGGTGCAGACCCCGCAGTCCACGATCATGATGTCCAGCGCGCCCGCGGAGTTGGGTGGCGTCATCTCGGCGGTGAAACCGGCTGTCGGACAGGCCAGTTACTCACTCGGGCCGGCGCTGTTCGCATTGGTCGGCACGACGCTGTTCCTGCGCGACGGGCGGCAGAAGCTGGAGGGGTCGGGGATCACCGAGGACCAGGCCCGCGACGCCTTGCGTGTCGCGCACGGCGGTGTGCCCGGCCCGGCGGCCGGCGCCGAGGTCTTGGACCCGGAGCAGGCCCGCTGGGTGGTGTCTGAGGCGGCGCAGAGTTGGCTGACCGCCATCCACGACTTGAGCCTGATCATGGCCGTCGTGCCCGCCGCCGCAATGATGCTTGCCTGGGTGCTGCTGCGCCCGAAGGCTGGCTCGTCCTCGGCTTGACGTGGCAATCTGGCTCGTATGCAACCACCCGAACCACGCTTCCTCGATGACCGGCCGGCGTACTGGGCCGAGCACAGGCCCGACGGTCAGGCCATCAGCTACCTGGACCGCACCTGGACCTGGGCGCAGTGGGACGACCGGATCCGGCGCCTCGCCGGCGCTCTGGTGGAGCGCGGCATCGGCCGCGGCGACGTGGTGGCGTTCTTGGACAAGAACCACCCCGCATGCGTCGAGCTGACGCTGGCGGCGGCGTCGATCGGCGCGGCCACCGCCGTGATCAACTTCCGGCTGGCCGCCGACGAGATGGACTACGTCCTCAATGACTCCGGCGCCAAACTGCTGATCGTCGGTACCGAGCTGATGGGTGCTGTCGAGAAGATCCGCGACAAGCTGACCAACGTCACAGCGGTCATCGAGGTGACTCCCGACGGCGCAAACGGTGACGGGTATGAGGCCCTGTTGGCCGCCGCCGCCCCGGTCGGGCGTCCCGCCGAGGTCGATCCCGAGGATGCCGCGCTGGTCATGTATTCCTCGGGCACCACGGGCCGGCCCAAGGGTGTGGTCCTGTCTCACCGAAACGTGTTGGCGCACACGATCAATGCCGCGACGTTCGAGTTCGGCGACGACGACAAGAACATGGTGGCGATGCCGTTGTTCCATGTCGGCGGGTCGGCTTACGTTCAGTACGGCATTCACGCCGGCATCCCGACGATCATGACGCGTGAGGCCGACGGTGCGTCGCTGGCCGGCGCACTCCTGCAGGGTGCCAACCGGACGTTCCTGGTGCCCGCCGTGCTGGGCAAAGTGCTGGAGTCCGGTGAGGATGCGGTAAAGCTGTTCAGCGCATTGAAGACGTTCGTCTACGGCGCGTCACCGATGCCGCCTGCGCTGCTGAAGGCGGCGCTCAAGGCCTGGCCCGACACCGATTTCATCCAGGTGTACGGCCTGACCGAGGTCTGTGGGGCGATCACCCAGCTCTCCCCGGAGGTGCACCGCGACGACTCCCGGCCCGAGCGCATGATCAGTGCCGGCCAGCCGTCTCGTGAGGTGGAGGTCCGGGTGGTCGACATCGAGACCCTTGCTGAGGTGCCGATCGGTCAGCCCGGCGAATTGTGGTTCCGCACACCGCAGTTGATGAAGGAATACCACAACAAGCCGGAGGCCACCGCCTCGACGATCACCGAGGACGGCTGGTTCCGCTCCGGTGACATCGGCCGCGTCGACGAGGACGGTTTCATCTTCGTCGAAGACCGGCTCAAGGACATGATCATCTCCGGGGGCGAGAACATCTACTCCGTCGAGGTCGAGCGGGTGCTCACCGATCATCCGGCCGTACTCGACGCCGCGGTGTTCGGCGTGCCGGACGAGAAGTGGGGCGAGTCGGTCAAGGCGGTCGTCGAATTGTCCGCCGGCGGCCAGACGTCCGAAGAGGAACTGGTTGCCTGGTGCCGGGAGCGGCTGGCGCACTACAAGTGCCCGCGCAGCGTGGAGATCTCGCCGGCGTTGCCGCGCAACCCCACCGGCAAGCTGCTCAAGCGCGATCTGCGCAACCCGTACTGGGAGAACCGCGGCCGCGCGATCTGATGGCGGTGGCGCTGGAGGACTTGCTGGACCGGTTGCACGTTCTGGCACTGCCGATGCGGGTTCGCTTCCGCGGCATCATGGTTCGCGAGGTAGCCCTGATCGACGGGCCCACCGGCTGGGGCGAGTTCGGCGCGTTCGTCGAATACGAACCGCCCGAGGCGGTGCACTGGCTGGCGTCCGGTGTCGAATCCGCTTACTGCGCAAGGCCTTCCGTCGTACGCCAGGTGGTGCCGATCAACGCGACGGTGCCCGCCGTCCCGGCCGGGCAGGTGCCGGAGGTATTGGAGCGTTTCCCTGGCACGCGTACCGCCAAGGTGAAGGTAGCCGAGCCCGGCCAGACGCTGGCCGACGACGTCGCCCGGGTGAACGCGGTGCGTGCGGTGATCCCGACGGTGCGGGTGGACGCCAACGGCGGGTGGACCGTCGAGCAGGCGGTGGCCGCGGCGGCCGCGCTGACCGCCGACGGTCCGCTGGAATACCTTGAGCAGCCGTGTAAGACGGTAGCCGAGCTGGCCGAGGTGCGCAGCCGGGTGGACGTCGCGGTGGCCGCCGACGAGAGCATCCGCAAGGCCGCGGACCCGCTGGCGGTGGTGCGCGCGCGGGCAGCCGACATCGCTGTGCTCAAAGTGCCGCCGCTCGGCGGGGTGCGGGCGTTGTTGGACATCGCTGCCGAGATCGACATCCCGGTGGTGATCTCGAGTGCGCTGGACACCGCGGTCGGGATCGCGGCGGGGTTGACCGCGGCGGCGGCATTGCCGCGGCTGGAGCATGCCTGCGGGCTGGGCACCGGCGGGTTGTTCGTGGCGGACGTCGCGGAGATCAGCCTGGTCGACGGGGGGCTGCCGGTCGGCGATGTGGTGCCCGACCCGGCTCGGCTGGCCGCGCTCGCCGCGCCGGCCGACCGCCGCGACTGGTGGATCGAGCGAGTGCGCACCTGCCACGCGCTTCTCGCCCAAACCGACACACCGCAGGACAATCGCGAGTAGATCGCCGCACAACGTCGACCTCGGCGCTAGAAGCCGCCCTTCAACTCCGCGACGGCGCGGCGCACGAAGTGAGCGAGGTCGTGCGTGTCGTCGGCCAGCCACTGCTCGAAGGCCAGCTGAAAGACCGCGGCGCCGGCCTCGGCGGTCAGGCGCGCGGTGGTCTCGGCGACACCGCGGGTCACCAGGCCGTCGGCCATCGCGGCGGCGAGCGCGGACCGTTTGGACAGCTCGCGTTCCTGCAGGGCGGGGTTGGCCTCGATCACCGCTTGCCGCAGTCGCGACGCATCCCGGCGATCGTCGAAGAAGGCGCTCACCGCCTGCATCGCTGTGCTGACCGCATCTAGGGGAGCGGACGAATCCGGCGCTTCCGCAACGCTTTTCGTCAACTGTTCCAGTAGCTGGAGCTGGCCGCCGAAGAGGACTTCGCGCTTGTCGGCGAAGTAGCGGAAGAAGGTGCGCTCAGTGAGACCCGCCCGCTCCGCGATCTCGGCGACGGTCGTCTGGTCGAATCCGCGTTCGGTGTAGAGCGCCATGGCCGCCTGTTGCAGGCGGCCCTGTGCGTCCGGCTCCCAGCGGCCCATGCGGGAATTTTAGCGGGATGACAGTTGCTGACATCAGCGCTAGTGTTTGATGACAGCGACTGACATGGAGGTATGCCCCATGAAGATATTCGTTACCGGAGCGTCCGGCTGGGTCGGCTCGGCGGTGGTGCCCGAACTGCTCGCGGCCGGCCATCAGGTTCTCGGCCTGGCCCGCTCCGACGGGTCCGCCGCCGCGCTGACCGCCGCCGGCGCCGACGTTCACCGCGGCGACCTCGCCGACCTCGACAGCTTGCGCGGCGGCGCCAAAGATGCCGACGCCGTTATCCACCTTGCCTTCCACCACGACTTCGAGAACTTCTCCGGCGCAGGTGAACTCGACCGCGCCGCGATCACCGCCCTCGGTGAGACGCTGGCTGATTCCGGCCGCCCCCTGGTGGTCACCAGCGGAACCGCCGGGCACGCGCTCGGCCAGGTTCTCACCGAGGACCAGGCCGCCAACCCACACTCCCCACGCGTCTCCGAGCGGGCCGCGTTGGCGTTCGTCGACCGCGGAGTGCGGGTGTCGATCGTTCGGCTTGCGCCCTCGGTGCACGGCAACGGCGACTACGGGTTCGTCCCGCGGCTGGTCGACGTCGCTCGCGAGAAGGGTGTGTCCGCCTACGTAGGCGACGGCACCAACCGCTGGTCGGCGGTGCACCGCGACGACGCCGCCGTGCTGTTCCGGCTGGCCGCCGAAGGTGCACCCAGTGGGACCGTGCTGCATGCGATCGGCGAAGAAGGTGTGCCCACCCGGGCGATCGCCGAGACGATCGGCCGAGGCCTGGGCGTTCCGGTCACCAGCATGCCTGCCGAGAACGCGATGGATCACTTCGGGTGGATCGGTGGGTTCTTCAGCCTCGACATGCCGGCCGGCAGCGCCGTCACCCGTGAGCGGTTCGGCTGGCAGCCCACCGGAATCGGACTGCTCGACGACGTGGAGCGGCACTATTTCGAGGTCAGGACCACACCGTGATGTCCTGATCTGTGGGGTGCATGGCCTAGACGCCATCACCGGATGCCTCGACACTGAACCCATGGCGAGATCGGTGGTGATCCTCGGGTTTCCCGGGGTACAGGCCCTCGACGTGGTCGGGCCGCACGACGTGTTCACCGGCGCCGCGCTGCTGACCGAGGGCGGATACCGGGTCAGCGTCGCCTCCCGCGACGGCAGTCCGGTGAGCACCCCGACCGGCCTGGCGTTTGTCGCGGAGGCGATGCCCGAGCCCACGGACATCGACACCCTGATCCTGCCCGGCGGGCCCGGCGTCGACGCCGTCCGCGATGACCCCGCCACCATGGCCTGGATTCGCGCGGCAGCTGCCAACTCGCGGCGCGTGGTCAGCGTGTGCACCGGCTCGTTCCTGGTCGCTCAAGCCGGTCTGCTCGACGGCTGCCGCGCCACCACACACTGGGCGTTCGCCGACCAGATGGCCCGCGAGTTCCCGGCCGTGACTGTCGACCGCGACGCGATATTCCTTCGCAGCTCGGCAACAGTGTGGACGGCGGCCGGGGTGACCTCCGGCATCGACTTGTCACTGGCGCTCGTCGAGGACGACTACGGGACCGAGGTAGCCCAGACCGTCGCGCGCTACCTCGTTCTGTATCTGCGCCGCCCCGGCGGTCAGACCCAGTTCGCGGCACCGGTGTGGATGCCGCGCGCCCGTCGCCGGCCGATCCGCGAGGTGCAGGAAGCGATCGAGGCCGATCCCGGTGCCGCCCACAGTATCTCCGAGTTGGCGCGCCGCGCGGCCATGAGTCCGCGGCACTTCACCCGGGTGTTCACCGACGAGATCGGCGAGGCTCCCGGCGCCTACGTCGAGCGAGTCCGCACCGAAGCGGCCCGCCGTCAGCTCGAGGAGACCGACGACACGGTCGTCACCATTGCCGCCCGATGCGGTTTCGGCAGTTCGGAAACGTTGCGTCGCAACTTCATTCGCCGGGTCGGCATCTCACCCGACCAATATCGCAAAACGTTCGCATAGAGGAGACTGTCGTGCAGATCGCCATCGTGCTCTATCCCGGTTTCACCGCTCTGGATTTCATCGGGCCCTATGAGGTGCTGCGCTGGCTGCCCGACGCCGAGGTTCGCTTCGTGTGGCACGAAACCGGCCCGATCACCGCGGACTCCGGTGTGCTCGTCGTCGGCGCAACCCACTCGTTCGACGAAACACCCTCTCCGGACGTCGTTCTCGTGCCCGGCGGGATGACGACGATCGAGCACTCCCGCGACGAGAAGCTGCTCGACTGGGTGCGCCAGGCGCACCGGACCGCAACCTGGACGGCGTCGGTGTGTTCCGGGTCGGTGATCCTCGCGGCGGCAGGCCTGCTGAAAGGAAAGCGAGCGACGTCGCACTGGGCCGCGCTGACCGCGCTCAAGGCGCTCGGAGTCACGCCGGTCAAGGACGAACGCGTGGTTCACGAAGGCGACATCGTCACCAGCGCCGGGGTGTCGGCAGGTATCGACCTCGCGCTGTGGCTGGCCGGA
Coding sequences within:
- a CDS encoding long-chain-fatty-acid--CoA ligase, translating into MQPPEPRFLDDRPAYWAEHRPDGQAISYLDRTWTWAQWDDRIRRLAGALVERGIGRGDVVAFLDKNHPACVELTLAAASIGAATAVINFRLAADEMDYVLNDSGAKLLIVGTELMGAVEKIRDKLTNVTAVIEVTPDGANGDGYEALLAAAAPVGRPAEVDPEDAALVMYSSGTTGRPKGVVLSHRNVLAHTINAATFEFGDDDKNMVAMPLFHVGGSAYVQYGIHAGIPTIMTREADGASLAGALLQGANRTFLVPAVLGKVLESGEDAVKLFSALKTFVYGASPMPPALLKAALKAWPDTDFIQVYGLTEVCGAITQLSPEVHRDDSRPERMISAGQPSREVEVRVVDIETLAEVPIGQPGELWFRTPQLMKEYHNKPEATASTITEDGWFRSGDIGRVDEDGFIFVEDRLKDMIISGGENIYSVEVERVLTDHPAVLDAAVFGVPDEKWGESVKAVVELSAGGQTSEEELVAWCRERLAHYKCPRSVEISPALPRNPTGKLLKRDLRNPYWENRGRAI
- a CDS encoding DJ-1/PfpI family protein gives rise to the protein MQIAIVLYPGFTALDFIGPYEVLRWLPDAEVRFVWHETGPITADSGVLVVGATHSFDETPSPDVVLVPGGMTTIEHSRDEKLLDWVRQAHRTATWTASVCSGSVILAAAGLLKGKRATSHWAALTALKALGVTPVKDERVVHEGDIVTSAGVSAGIDLALWLAGQIGGDERAKVIQLSMEYDPQPPFDSGHMSKASATTKASAAALMAKDLATPTQLKAMTSLLWSGAIDAARSKTRRKRGRVASAR
- a CDS encoding GlxA family transcriptional regulator, producing MARSVVILGFPGVQALDVVGPHDVFTGAALLTEGGYRVSVASRDGSPVSTPTGLAFVAEAMPEPTDIDTLILPGGPGVDAVRDDPATMAWIRAAAANSRRVVSVCTGSFLVAQAGLLDGCRATTHWAFADQMAREFPAVTVDRDAIFLRSSATVWTAAGVTSGIDLSLALVEDDYGTEVAQTVARYLVLYLRRPGGQTQFAAPVWMPRARRRPIREVQEAIEADPGAAHSISELARRAAMSPRHFTRVFTDEIGEAPGAYVERVRTEAARRQLEETDDTVVTIAARCGFGSSETLRRNFIRRVGISPDQYRKTFA
- a CDS encoding MFS transporter, which produces MSQQQVTGLAATMTIVAMGLGYSITAADPTILSANLAEVRHGLGFSPSTASFLACLATLTLAAAVLGAGALGDLYGMKRMFAIGCYGSIGFGVLAAVAPNVAVLTFARAGVGIGFAFVLGLSLAIINAVFPAERRAAAIAMYLGVGHALSVFQPAVGSWLAAHFGWRACFLVTPVLAAVTLALTMRYVPETLRWQRKLDVVGIVLIAVGLILLILGLTQLQGGFHVSALVQIMVGIALAAAFVLWERHTDEPALDMRIFGSGRFNAAVVAGATFNFLQGGATILFAYYLVTIRGESPEMLGLLLIPAVLLASVAATAAGRAVDRFGERAVLMSGLAILLAGMVMLVVLDAHTPILVMGVAVTLNAIGGAVVQTPQSTIMMSSAPAELGGVISAVKPAVGQASYSLGPALFALVGTTLFLRDGRQKLEGSGITEDQARDALRVAHGGVPGPAAGAEVLDPEQARWVVSEAAQSWLTAIHDLSLIMAVVPAAAMMLAWVLLRPKAGSSSA
- a CDS encoding SDR family oxidoreductase — translated: MKIFVTGASGWVGSAVVPELLAAGHQVLGLARSDGSAAALTAAGADVHRGDLADLDSLRGGAKDADAVIHLAFHHDFENFSGAGELDRAAITALGETLADSGRPLVVTSGTAGHALGQVLTEDQAANPHSPRVSERAALAFVDRGVRVSIVRLAPSVHGNGDYGFVPRLVDVAREKGVSAYVGDGTNRWSAVHRDDAAVLFRLAAEGAPSGTVLHAIGEEGVPTRAIAETIGRGLGVPVTSMPAENAMDHFGWIGGFFSLDMPAGSAVTRERFGWQPTGIGLLDDVERHYFEVRTTP
- a CDS encoding o-succinylbenzoate synthase, with the protein product MAVALEDLLDRLHVLALPMRVRFRGIMVREVALIDGPTGWGEFGAFVEYEPPEAVHWLASGVESAYCARPSVVRQVVPINATVPAVPAGQVPEVLERFPGTRTAKVKVAEPGQTLADDVARVNAVRAVIPTVRVDANGGWTVEQAVAAAAALTADGPLEYLEQPCKTVAELAEVRSRVDVAVAADESIRKAADPLAVVRARAADIAVLKVPPLGGVRALLDIAAEIDIPVVISSALDTAVGIAAGLTAAAALPRLEHACGLGTGGLFVADVAEISLVDGGLPVGDVVPDPARLAALAAPADRRDWWIERVRTCHALLAQTDTPQDNRE
- a CDS encoding DUF3253 domain-containing protein, encoding MTDVRGRLRAAILTMTAERAPRTICPSDAARAVDAEHWRELMNATRELARELARTGDVVITQKGAVLDPDVEWRGPVRIGRLRG
- the fadD8 gene encoding fatty-acid--CoA ligase FadD8, producing MSDELLRHPLHSGHLTVGALKRNKNKPVLHLGDTTLTGGELADRISQYIQAFEALGAGSGATAGLLSLNRPEVLMIIGAGQTQGYRRVALHPLGSLDDHAYVLNDAGVTSLIIDPNPMFIERAQGLLEKVPALKQVLTLGPVPEALGDSAVDLIAEAAKYTPKPLVAADLPPDHVGGMAYTGGTTGKPKGVLGTAQSITTMTTVQLAEWEWPENPRFLMCTPLSHAGAAFFVPTVVKGGELVVLTKFDPAEVLRVIEEQKITATMLVPSMIYALMDHPDSHTRDLSSLETVYYGASAMNPVRLAEAIRRFGPIFAQYYGQSEAPMVISYLGKKDHDEKRLTSCGRPTLFARTALLDADGNEVPQGEVGEICVSGPLLSGGYHNLPEETAKTFKDGWLHTGDMAREDEDGYWFIVDRVKDMIVTGGFNVFPREVEDVVAEHPAVAQVCVIGTPDEKWGEAVTAVIVLRPDHPSDDDAVATLTAEIQASVKDRKGSVQSPKQVIIVDSVPVTALGKPDKKAVRAQFWEGSSRAVG
- a CDS encoding TetR family transcriptional regulator, with protein sequence MGRWEPDAQGRLQQAAMALYTERGFDQTTVAEIAERAGLTERTFFRYFADKREVLFGGQLQLLEQLTKSVAEAPDSSAPLDAVSTAMQAVSAFFDDRRDASRLRQAVIEANPALQERELSKRSALAAAMADGLVTRGVAETTARLTAEAGAAVFQLAFEQWLADDTHDLAHFVRRAVAELKGGF
- a CDS encoding DUF2254 domain-containing protein, which gives rise to MFQGARQRQAVFVDTVRSRLWPVPAIGVIAAVALGVALPQLDTALDARMPVTLAGYLFGGGADGAREVLAAIATSLMTVTSLTFSLTLVTLQLASSQYSPRLLRTFASDRFVQRTLALFLATFAYALTVLRTIRNAVDGSASFVPRISVTVAYLLAMASVLGLVLFLGHLVRQIRIETMLDHVSRDVIDTVCRTAAPLGDEPAFVPPLPRTRTHIIAARSSGFLTQVGEAALVAAAVDADAVVLVDRPVGSSIVANVPVALCWAAGPSSELDGDGLDSLRERVAGALHTGVERTATQDVGYGLRQLTDVAVRALSPGINDPTTAVHALQSCTAVLCELAGYRLGPRILRDEDDVARVVLTRPDLPELLDMVCTQPQIYGERDPLVMGSLLMLLRDLAWVVRQPEHRLAIADRCQRLRLSIAAQQFESSGRSGLERLMSQVDEALHQRWDLGNDSHAEGRQPR